One genomic window of Chelonoidis abingdonii isolate Lonesome George chromosome 5, CheloAbing_2.0, whole genome shotgun sequence includes the following:
- the MRPS18C gene encoding small ribosomal subunit protein bS18m isoform X2 translates to MVATLVVSSRGLGRLQQILAAVLWRRGYSSQQEQVSHKVDLPIEMESPYKEPPKRCLLCGINVDYKNVQLLSQFVSPHTGRIYGRHITGLCGRKQKEISKAIKRAHVTGFMPVVYKDPTFLNDPKICDIRHPE, encoded by the exons ATGGTGGCCACGTTAGTGGTTTCATCCCGGGGCTTGGGAAGACTCCAGCAGATCCTGGCAGCTG TGTTGTGGAGAAGGGGATATAGTTCACAGCAGGAACAGGTGTCCCACAAAGTGGATCTG CCAATTGAAATGGAAAGCCCCTATAAGGAGCCTCCTAAAAGATGTCTCTTGTGTGGAATAAATGTAGATTACAAGAATGTACAG CTGCTATCCCAGTTTGTTTCTCCACATACTGGTCGCATTTATGGCAGACACATAACAG GTTTGTGTGGGAGGAAACAGAAAGAGATTTCAAAAGCCATTAAAAGAGCTCATGTAACTG GATTTATGCCAGTTGTGTACAAGGATCCAACATTTCTTAATGACCCAAAAATTTGTGATATCAGGCATCCGGAGTAA
- the MRPS18C gene encoding small ribosomal subunit protein bS18m isoform X1, with the protein MVATLVVSSRGLGRLQQILAAGKGASTSCAVLWRRGYSSQQEQVSHKVDLPIEMESPYKEPPKRCLLCGINVDYKNVQLLSQFVSPHTGRIYGRHITGLCGRKQKEISKAIKRAHVTGFMPVVYKDPTFLNDPKICDIRHPE; encoded by the exons ATGGTGGCCACGTTAGTGGTTTCATCCCGGGGCTTGGGAAGACTCCAGCAGATCCTGGCAGCTGGTAAAGGCGCCAGCACCTCCTGCGCGG TGTTGTGGAGAAGGGGATATAGTTCACAGCAGGAACAGGTGTCCCACAAAGTGGATCTG CCAATTGAAATGGAAAGCCCCTATAAGGAGCCTCCTAAAAGATGTCTCTTGTGTGGAATAAATGTAGATTACAAGAATGTACAG CTGCTATCCCAGTTTGTTTCTCCACATACTGGTCGCATTTATGGCAGACACATAACAG GTTTGTGTGGGAGGAAACAGAAAGAGATTTCAAAAGCCATTAAAAGAGCTCATGTAACTG GATTTATGCCAGTTGTGTACAAGGATCCAACATTTCTTAATGACCCAAAAATTTGTGATATCAGGCATCCGGAGTAA